The following coding sequences are from one Polynucleobacter sp. JS-JIR-II-50 window:
- a CDS encoding asparaginase: MSSQQNTPETSPHILVLGMGGTIAGLAPSPTDNPMQYEAGQVEVASLLTHIQSAVPEGISLVSRQVANINSRNLTEPLLTLLGEGVREALANTLVKGIVVTHGTDTIEETGVFLQLTCGKYAQNLGKRVILTGAMLPSNAPKADGPSNLLDAIRWASTPIDNCPGGIYAVMDGRGCLAMDLAKRHGSALNAPIQASPSSSVGLINPSWLSGVKAVQALWNEDLPIPKEGEWPWVEILTSHAGARSETITHWLNSKVKGLVLAGSGMGGFHDAWRDSLGAAVKHGIALVRTTRTGAGETLSDLPEKDIGGCLASGSLTAPRARIALQLALNAEKQAQIAGKSLTWQDFFARIAVLPVIR; this comes from the coding sequence ATGAGTTCTCAACAAAATACTCCTGAAACTTCACCTCATATTTTGGTTCTAGGTATGGGCGGCACGATTGCCGGTTTGGCGCCGAGCCCAACTGACAATCCTATGCAATATGAAGCTGGCCAGGTCGAAGTCGCCTCTTTGCTTACCCATATTCAGTCTGCCGTTCCTGAAGGCATTAGCTTGGTTTCAAGGCAGGTTGCCAACATAAATAGCCGCAACCTGACAGAGCCCTTATTGACCTTACTGGGTGAGGGTGTAAGAGAGGCTCTCGCTAATACCTTGGTTAAAGGGATAGTGGTCACTCACGGAACTGACACGATTGAAGAGACGGGTGTCTTTTTGCAGCTGACTTGCGGAAAATATGCTCAAAATTTAGGCAAAAGAGTCATCTTGACTGGCGCTATGTTGCCGTCCAATGCCCCTAAGGCGGATGGCCCATCCAACTTGCTGGACGCTATTCGTTGGGCTTCAACACCTATTGATAACTGCCCTGGCGGTATTTATGCCGTTATGGATGGCAGGGGTTGTTTGGCTATGGATCTGGCAAAACGCCATGGTAGCGCCCTCAATGCGCCTATCCAAGCCTCCCCTAGTAGCTCAGTTGGGTTGATTAATCCATCCTGGCTATCAGGCGTGAAGGCGGTTCAGGCCCTTTGGAATGAGGATTTGCCAATCCCTAAAGAGGGTGAATGGCCTTGGGTAGAAATATTGACGAGCCATGCAGGCGCTCGCTCAGAAACAATTACCCATTGGCTGAACTCCAAAGTAAAGGGTTTGGTCCTTGCGGGCTCTGGCATGGGAGGCTTTCATGATGCATGGAGAGATTCCCTTGGTGCGGCGGTAAAGCATGGAATTGCTTTGGTGAGAACTACCAGAACCGGTGCGGGTGAAACCCTGTCAGATTTGCCTGAAAAGGACATTGGCGGGTGTTTGGCATCAGGCAGCCTTACCGCCCCCAGAGCCAGAATTGCACTCCAGCTAGCGCTGAATGCCGAAAAACAGGCTCAAATAGCTGGTAAATCCCTGACTTGGCAGGATTTTTTTGCTAGAATAGCGGTCTTGCCTGTAATAAGGTAA
- the rnc gene encoding ribonuclease III, which translates to MNARAVIETGPLQERLGYTFKKAELLNQALTHRSHSKKNNERLEFLGDSILNCVVAEMLYERYSDLDEGDLSRVRANLVKQQALYEIAQTLSLSDYLRLGEGELKSGGFRRPSILADTLEAVTGAIFMDGGFEAAKATLRKLYSIILAHVDPKTLGKDDKTLLQECLQGYQLPLPTYNVTGTTGAAHNQQFEVECLIPSHKVAVKGEGASRRAAEQAAAKLALIAMLKALPQESRKPKKTRSAKKKAAKKEATEEQFNLKLKG; encoded by the coding sequence ATGAATGCGCGCGCCGTTATCGAAACTGGACCGCTGCAAGAGCGCCTCGGATACACCTTCAAAAAGGCTGAGCTACTGAATCAAGCCTTGACTCATCGCAGTCATAGCAAGAAAAATAATGAGCGACTTGAGTTTTTGGGAGACTCCATTTTGAACTGCGTAGTCGCAGAGATGCTCTATGAACGCTATTCCGATTTAGATGAGGGCGATCTTTCCCGTGTGCGTGCGAACTTAGTAAAGCAGCAGGCTTTATATGAAATCGCTCAAACTTTATCTTTATCCGATTACTTGCGCCTGGGTGAGGGTGAATTGAAGAGTGGCGGCTTTCGTCGCCCCTCTATTCTTGCCGATACCTTAGAGGCAGTGACTGGCGCGATCTTTATGGATGGTGGTTTTGAGGCTGCTAAGGCAACCTTACGTAAACTGTATTCGATTATCTTGGCACATGTTGACCCTAAAACTTTAGGCAAAGACGATAAAACGTTATTGCAAGAATGCCTACAAGGCTATCAATTGCCATTGCCAACTTATAACGTGACTGGCACTACTGGCGCTGCACACAATCAACAGTTTGAGGTGGAATGCCTAATCCCTAGCCACAAAGTGGCAGTCAAAGGTGAGGGCGCCTCACGCCGCGCTGCTGAACAAGCGGCTGCCAAGCTGGCTTTGATTGCTATGCTCAAAGCGTTGCCACAAGAATCTCGCAAACCCAAGAAAACTCGGTCGGCCAAGAAGAAGGCGGCTAAAAAAGAAGCGACCGAAGAGCAGTTCAATCTTAAGCTGAAGGGCTAA
- the recO gene encoding DNA repair protein RecO encodes MASIRIADEPAFVLHSIPYKETSLILDVFTRQYGRMALIAKGAKRPHSTLRPVLQRFQPLLVSWSGKSELRTLTKSEWVGGMPSLVGDALLCGFYLNELLVKFLAREDDYEKLYDRYSETINALSNLEFESKGLEEILRPFELSLLQETGYAAALDRCVETNEVPLAQEQYVYQPERGVRPVQADDPGHWPVLTGKSLLAIAAGDFSDPETLSESKQLMRFLLGLHLQDQVLTTRQILIDLKKI; translated from the coding sequence ATGGCTTCGATTCGCATTGCTGACGAGCCTGCTTTTGTACTGCACAGCATTCCCTATAAAGAGACCAGCCTAATTCTGGATGTCTTTACTCGGCAATATGGCCGTATGGCTTTGATTGCTAAGGGCGCCAAGCGTCCACACTCCACTCTAAGGCCGGTATTGCAGCGCTTTCAACCGCTACTAGTTTCTTGGAGTGGTAAATCAGAGCTCCGCACTTTAACGAAGTCGGAATGGGTGGGGGGTATGCCTTCTTTGGTTGGTGATGCTTTGCTCTGCGGCTTCTATCTCAATGAATTGCTCGTCAAGTTTTTAGCGCGTGAAGATGATTACGAAAAACTCTACGATCGCTATTCTGAGACTATTAATGCTTTATCGAATCTGGAGTTTGAGTCTAAAGGCTTAGAAGAGATTTTGCGTCCGTTTGAGTTATCGCTCTTGCAGGAGACGGGGTATGCAGCCGCCTTGGATCGCTGCGTTGAAACGAATGAGGTGCCATTAGCTCAAGAGCAGTATGTCTATCAACCAGAGCGAGGGGTACGCCCTGTTCAGGCCGATGATCCTGGACACTGGCCCGTTCTTACTGGTAAATCCCTTTTGGCGATTGCAGCGGGAGATTTCTCAGACCCTGAGACTCTTTCTGAGAGTAAGCAATTAATGCGCTTTCTTCTTGGCTTGCACTTGCAGGATCAGGTATTGACGACTCGCCAAATTTTGATTGATCTGAAGAAAATCTAG
- the efp gene encoding elongation factor P gives MKTAQELRVGNVVMIGTDAQVVLKAEYSRSGRNSSVVKMKFKNLLTGAPNEGVYKADDKFDVVILDKKECTYSYFADPMYVFMDTEYNQYEVEAEFMGDALNYLEESMPCEVVFYEGKALSVAMPNSLVREIIYTEPAVKGDTSSGKVLKNAKLATGYELQVPLFCNTGDKIEIDTRTGEYRSRAN, from the coding sequence ATGAAAACAGCACAAGAACTCCGCGTTGGTAACGTAGTGATGATCGGCACCGATGCCCAGGTCGTTTTAAAGGCCGAATATAGCCGCTCTGGCCGCAACTCCTCTGTTGTGAAAATGAAATTTAAGAATTTGTTAACCGGCGCACCTAACGAAGGCGTTTACAAAGCGGATGACAAATTTGATGTTGTGATTCTCGATAAGAAAGAATGTACTTACTCTTATTTCGCAGATCCAATGTATGTATTTATGGATACTGAATACAACCAGTATGAAGTGGAAGCTGAGTTCATGGGTGATGCATTGAACTACCTCGAAGAGAGCATGCCATGTGAAGTAGTGTTCTACGAAGGTAAAGCACTTTCAGTAGCAATGCCTAACTCATTGGTTCGCGAAATCATTTACACAGAACCAGCAGTTAAAGGTGATACTAGCTCAGGTAAAGTATTGAAGAACGCAAAATTGGCAACTGGCTATGAATTGCAAGTTCCATTGTTTTGCAATACCGGTGACAAGATCGAGATCGATACTCGCACCGGTGAATACCGTAGCCGTGCTAACTAA
- the earP gene encoding elongation factor P maturation arginine rhamnosyltransferase EarP encodes MRWDIFCQIVDNYGDAGVCWRLARSLSSIHGQEVRIFCDDLPTLNLLASGVEPSIKQKIDIQPWEASHANARHPVQMPDVVIEAFGCELPERYLAGLFIAPVKPIIINLEYLSAEPWVIDFHGKASPQSHGIPKYFFFPGFQNEVGGLLLDPIPAKGPLDAKNIPNDLKSVWSELRPGKKRISIFCYPGAPLKKWLADLGRLGEDIDVLLAHGHAEQLSLYGEQPISLPKNLQLLSMPFVSQDEYDWVLSQCDFNIVRGEDSFIRAQLAGKPFIWHIYPQEDRAHEVKLAAFLDLYLEEANQGLRLATIAAMTWAMPSEWFGDLNSWNAHAEHWRTHLLEKQADGGLAARLIRFVT; translated from the coding sequence ATGCGTTGGGATATTTTCTGCCAAATCGTCGATAACTATGGTGATGCCGGTGTTTGCTGGCGTCTAGCCCGAAGCTTATCAAGCATTCATGGGCAAGAGGTCCGTATTTTTTGCGATGATCTGCCAACCCTTAATTTACTCGCATCAGGAGTAGAGCCATCCATTAAGCAAAAAATTGATATACAGCCATGGGAAGCTAGCCATGCTAACGCTCGTCACCCAGTACAAATGCCCGATGTTGTGATTGAGGCTTTTGGTTGCGAACTGCCAGAACGTTACTTAGCCGGCCTATTTATCGCCCCAGTCAAACCCATCATCATTAACTTAGAATACTTGAGCGCAGAGCCCTGGGTAATTGATTTTCATGGCAAGGCGTCACCTCAGTCACACGGAATTCCGAAGTATTTCTTCTTTCCCGGCTTTCAGAATGAGGTGGGCGGACTTTTGCTGGACCCTATTCCAGCAAAAGGTCCTCTTGATGCAAAAAATATTCCTAATGATCTGAAGTCTGTATGGTCTGAGTTGCGACCAGGTAAAAAACGAATCAGTATTTTTTGCTACCCGGGTGCGCCCCTAAAAAAATGGCTAGCTGACTTAGGGCGTCTTGGTGAAGATATTGATGTCTTGCTTGCCCATGGCCATGCCGAACAATTAAGTCTTTATGGAGAGCAGCCGATATCTCTCCCCAAAAATCTCCAACTGCTCTCAATGCCATTTGTATCTCAGGATGAATATGACTGGGTGCTCTCGCAATGCGACTTCAATATTGTGCGGGGAGAAGATTCTTTTATTCGGGCGCAGCTTGCTGGCAAACCATTTATTTGGCATATCTATCCTCAAGAAGACCGTGCCCATGAAGTGAAATTAGCAGCTTTTCTGGACCTCTATCTGGAAGAGGCTAACCAAGGGTTGAGGCTAGCTACGATAGCCGCCATGACTTGGGCAATGCCCAGCGAATGGTTTGGCGACTTAAACAGCTGGAATGCGCATGCCGAGCATTGGCGCACCCATTTACTTGAAAAACAAGCAGATGGCGGCTTGGCAGCACGTTTAATCCGCTTTGTCACCTAA
- the acpS gene encoding holo-ACP synthase — protein sequence MIIGIGTDILQIERLQAAYDRTNGRLAEKILGPDEMLVFRNRLARNHKRGIAFLATRFAAKEAFSKAIGLGMRMPMTWRSLQTLNEPSGKPITSYLGALALFMKEKNWEAHVTVSDEQDMAIAHVIVTQK from the coding sequence ATGATCATCGGCATCGGCACAGACATTCTGCAGATTGAGCGCTTACAAGCGGCTTACGATCGCACTAATGGCCGCCTAGCTGAAAAAATTCTGGGACCAGATGAAATGTTGGTATTCAGAAACCGCCTTGCCAGAAATCATAAGCGCGGTATTGCATTCTTGGCTACGCGTTTCGCAGCCAAGGAGGCCTTCTCAAAAGCGATTGGCTTGGGAATGAGAATGCCGATGACTTGGCGTTCACTCCAAACCTTAAATGAGCCTAGCGGCAAACCAATCACTTCTTACTTAGGAGCTTTGGCGCTATTTATGAAAGAAAAAAATTGGGAAGCTCATGTTACTGTGAGCGATGAACAAGATATGGCAATTGCGCATGTCATCGTTACTCAAAAGTAA
- the era gene encoding GTPase Era, giving the protein MGKSTLLNALVGQKISITSRKAQTTRHRILGIQNREEAQFIFIDTPGFQTRLMNTLNKALNRTVTTALQDVNVACFVVEAGYFGEDDKKVLKLLPDDLPVVLVLNKLDLFNSRFQTPSERDQALLSFIKDMARPWCELGGHEDQKCEFSEIVPMSAKSPGDIERLLDVLEGYLPEAEAVYDGDTITDRSERFLAAEILREKVFRFTGEELPYTSTVVIDQFKMDGKMRRIAATILVDRDSHKAMIIGQKGERLKKISTDARIDMEKLFDGKVFLETWVKVKRGWADDRAELRAQGLE; this is encoded by the coding sequence ATGGGTAAATCAACTCTTCTGAACGCGTTAGTTGGACAGAAGATCAGCATTACCTCTCGTAAAGCGCAAACTACGCGTCATCGTATTTTGGGTATTCAGAATCGCGAAGAAGCGCAGTTTATCTTTATCGATACCCCAGGCTTTCAGACGCGCTTAATGAATACTTTAAATAAGGCGCTGAACCGCACTGTCACCACTGCCTTGCAAGACGTGAATGTCGCTTGCTTCGTGGTTGAGGCTGGGTACTTTGGTGAAGATGACAAGAAGGTGTTGAAACTACTGCCAGATGACTTACCGGTTGTACTGGTTTTAAATAAATTAGACCTGTTTAACAGTCGCTTTCAGACTCCATCAGAGCGCGACCAAGCACTACTTAGCTTTATTAAAGACATGGCTCGCCCTTGGTGCGAACTAGGTGGCCATGAAGACCAGAAGTGCGAGTTTTCTGAGATCGTGCCGATGAGCGCCAAGAGTCCTGGTGATATTGAAAGATTGTTGGATGTTCTCGAGGGCTATCTGCCCGAGGCGGAAGCTGTTTATGATGGCGACACTATTACCGATCGCAGCGAGCGCTTTTTAGCGGCTGAGATCCTGCGTGAAAAAGTATTCCGCTTTACTGGTGAGGAACTGCCTTACACCAGCACGGTAGTGATCGATCAGTTCAAGATGGATGGCAAGATGCGTCGCATTGCCGCAACCATTTTGGTTGATCGCGATAGTCATAAGGCAATGATCATTGGTCAAAAGGGTGAGCGTCTCAAGAAGATTTCAACTGATGCCCGTATCGATATGGAAAAACTCTTTGACGGCAAAGTCTTTTTAGAGACTTGGGTTAAGGTCAAGCGTGGCTGGGCGGATGATCGAGCTGAATTGCGGGCTCAAGGTTTGGAATAA
- the pdxJ gene encoding pyridoxine 5'-phosphate synthase: protein MSSHPSLELGINIDHVATLRNARGTVYPDPLRAAALAEEAGADLITLHLREDRRHIKDADLLALRPLIKTRMNLECAVTPEMIDIACKVKPHDVCLVPEKREEVTTEGGLDVLGYFEVVKAATKKLVDAGIRVSLFIDPEEKQIQAAKEVGATVVELHTGRYADLSGADQAKELERIRKAAIFGKSIGLRVNAGHGLHEGNVKPIAAITELSELNIGHAIVAEALFKGWQKAIIDMKALMAQGRASA from the coding sequence ATGAGCAGCCATCCAAGCCTTGAACTGGGTATCAATATCGATCACGTCGCCACTTTGCGTAATGCACGAGGCACGGTCTATCCTGATCCACTGAGAGCAGCAGCCCTTGCTGAGGAGGCTGGCGCTGATTTAATTACTCTGCACTTGCGGGAAGATCGTCGTCACATTAAAGATGCGGATTTATTGGCACTGCGACCACTAATTAAAACGCGCATGAATTTAGAGTGTGCAGTAACGCCCGAAATGATTGACATCGCATGCAAGGTTAAGCCACATGATGTGTGCCTGGTTCCGGAGAAGCGTGAAGAAGTCACAACAGAAGGTGGTTTGGATGTCTTGGGGTATTTTGAGGTGGTGAAGGCCGCTACAAAAAAATTAGTTGATGCTGGTATTCGGGTATCTCTATTCATTGATCCAGAAGAAAAACAAATTCAGGCGGCTAAAGAGGTTGGTGCAACCGTGGTGGAATTGCACACCGGCCGTTACGCTGATTTATCTGGCGCTGATCAGGCTAAAGAGTTAGAGCGTATTCGTAAAGCTGCAATATTCGGAAAAAGTATCGGCCTGAGAGTCAATGCGGGTCATGGTTTGCATGAAGGTAATGTGAAACCGATTGCGGCAATTACAGAATTATCCGAGCTCAATATTGGCCATGCCATTGTTGCTGAGGCCTTATTTAAGGGTTGGCAAAAAGCAATTATCGACATGAAAGCCTTGATGGCTCAGGGCAGAGCCAGCGCTTAA
- the pgsA gene encoding CDP-diacylglycerol--glycerol-3-phosphate 3-phosphatidyltransferase, with protein sequence MPFNLPIALTWLRVAAIPLLVAIFYLPNSWLTPFDKNLIAAVIFISAAITDWLDGFLARRLKQESAFGQFLDPVADKLIVAAALLVLLNMDRVQVWVALIIIGREITISALREWMALLGAGKSVAVHMVGKLKTTAQLVAIPFLLLNDTLFGWLNCAQVGTWLIWIASFLTLWSMFYYMKKALPQLAGKID encoded by the coding sequence ATGCCTTTTAATCTCCCGATCGCCCTAACCTGGTTGCGTGTTGCAGCGATTCCGCTATTGGTAGCTATTTTTTATCTTCCCAATTCTTGGCTTACTCCTTTTGATAAGAATCTGATTGCTGCAGTCATCTTTATCTCTGCCGCTATTACCGATTGGTTAGATGGTTTTTTGGCCCGCCGTTTAAAACAAGAATCTGCATTTGGTCAGTTTTTGGATCCTGTGGCAGACAAGCTTATTGTTGCTGCCGCATTATTGGTTTTATTGAATATGGATCGTGTACAAGTTTGGGTTGCACTCATCATCATTGGTCGTGAAATTACAATTTCCGCTCTGAGAGAGTGGATGGCTTTATTAGGGGCTGGAAAAAGCGTGGCAGTTCATATGGTTGGCAAGCTCAAAACGACTGCTCAACTGGTGGCCATTCCTTTTTTATTGCTAAATGACACCTTATTTGGTTGGCTCAATTGTGCTCAAGTAGGTACCTGGTTAATTTGGATTGCCTCATTTTTAACGCTTTGGTCGATGTTCTATTACATGAAAAAGGCCCTGCCCCAGCTCGCTGGAAAAATAGACTAA
- the lexA gene encoding transcriptional repressor LexA, whose amino-acid sequence MDINTVDFPEELTALPKLTPRQNEILELITKAIDESGLPPTRAEIATQLGFASANAAEEHLRALAKKGYIELTPGTSRGIRIPQRFNQSHNSNKYRQLSLPSGALQQLTLPLIGRVAAGSPIMAVEHIEKHVPVDPNLFSKGADYLLKVKGMSMRDAGILDGDYLAVRKTTEVRNGDIVVARLDDEVTVKRWQQKKTANGMVIELQAENPDFKNILVDDRQPNFAIEGQAVGLIRAEGL is encoded by the coding sequence ATGGACATAAACACAGTCGATTTTCCGGAGGAGCTGACTGCCCTCCCCAAGCTCACTCCACGTCAGAATGAGATTTTGGAGTTGATTACTAAGGCCATCGATGAAAGCGGTCTGCCGCCCACTCGTGCAGAAATAGCTACCCAACTCGGATTTGCTTCTGCCAATGCCGCCGAAGAACATTTGCGCGCGCTTGCTAAAAAAGGTTACATCGAATTAACGCCCGGTACTTCACGCGGCATTCGTATTCCGCAACGATTCAATCAATCCCATAACAGCAATAAATATCGCCAACTATCGTTACCATCAGGCGCATTGCAACAACTCACATTGCCATTAATTGGGCGTGTTGCGGCTGGATCTCCGATCATGGCTGTGGAGCATATTGAAAAGCATGTTCCAGTGGATCCAAATTTATTTAGTAAAGGCGCTGATTACCTATTAAAAGTAAAAGGTATGAGCATGCGCGATGCCGGCATCTTAGATGGCGATTACCTGGCAGTTAGAAAGACAACCGAAGTTCGTAACGGTGACATCGTTGTCGCTCGCTTAGATGATGAGGTGACTGTAAAGCGTTGGCAACAAAAGAAAACTGCGAATGGCATGGTCATCGAATTGCAAGCAGAGAACCCAGACTTCAAAAACATTTTGGTAGATGATCGTCAACCCAACTTTGCTATAGAAGGACAAGCGGTTGGCTTAATTAGGGCTGAAGGTCTGTAA
- the nagZ gene encoding beta-N-acetylhexosaminidase has translation MSKLTMAPGPVTLDVVGLELNAEDRRRILHPLTGGVILFGRNFANRQQLTKLTAAIKKLRPDVLISIDHEGGRVQRARTDGFTHLPAMRKLGELWSAKNKSTHAAESAAIAMAAATACGYMLAAELRACGVDFSFTPVLDLDFGRSGVIGDRSFSRDPQIVFALAKSLNEGLRLAGMANCGKHFPGHGWAEADSHVAIPVDERPLKEILNDDAKPYEWLDLSLASVMPAHVIYPKVDKNPAGFSKIWLHSILRQELGFEGVIFSDDLSMEGASVAGSVVKGAEMALEAGCDAVLICNRPDLADQLLSKLKVSKTKQSESAIRLNRLMPVAPAPTWNELQNEAQYQHAKGLLGQLGLIAD, from the coding sequence ATGAGTAAGTTAACTATGGCACCTGGCCCAGTCACCCTGGATGTAGTTGGTCTTGAATTAAATGCAGAAGATCGCCGCCGTATCTTGCATCCCCTGACTGGTGGCGTTATTTTATTTGGCAGAAACTTTGCTAATCGTCAGCAGCTCACTAAATTAACTGCTGCCATTAAGAAGCTGCGCCCTGATGTGCTTATATCCATTGATCATGAGGGTGGTCGAGTACAGCGTGCAAGAACAGACGGCTTTACCCACTTACCAGCTATGCGTAAATTGGGTGAATTATGGAGCGCGAAAAATAAATCAACTCATGCTGCAGAATCTGCTGCAATCGCAATGGCTGCAGCAACTGCTTGTGGGTATATGCTCGCTGCTGAGTTGCGTGCTTGTGGCGTTGACTTCAGTTTTACACCAGTGCTGGATTTGGACTTTGGCCGCAGCGGTGTTATTGGTGATCGTTCTTTTAGTCGTGATCCCCAAATTGTTTTTGCATTGGCGAAAAGCTTGAATGAAGGTTTGCGTCTTGCTGGCATGGCCAACTGTGGCAAGCACTTCCCTGGACATGGCTGGGCTGAGGCTGATTCGCACGTAGCCATTCCGGTAGATGAGCGCCCTTTAAAGGAAATTTTGAATGATGATGCTAAGCCGTATGAGTGGTTGGATCTCAGCTTGGCTTCGGTTATGCCGGCGCATGTGATCTATCCAAAGGTAGATAAGAACCCAGCAGGGTTTTCAAAGATTTGGCTCCATTCCATCTTGCGTCAAGAATTAGGTTTTGAAGGCGTGATCTTCAGCGACGATTTATCCATGGAAGGTGCAAGCGTTGCAGGATCGGTAGTCAAGGGTGCAGAAATGGCCCTAGAGGCTGGTTGCGATGCAGTATTGATCTGCAACCGTCCAGATCTTGCTGATCAACTGCTCTCAAAATTAAAAGTCTCCAAGACAAAGCAATCAGAATCCGCAATACGTTTAAATCGTCTGATGCCGGTAGCGCCAGCGCCGACATGGAACGAATTGCAGAACGAGGCTCAGTACCAGCACGCCAAAGGCTTGCTGGGGCAGTTGGGACTTATTGCCGATTAA
- the uvrC gene encoding excinuclease ABC subunit UvrC: MSNSLFETLQQDVKRLPGLPGVYRFFDEAGHILYVGKARNLKKRVSSYFQRTQLSPRIELMVGKIARYETTVTRTETEALILENNLIKELAPPFNILFRDDKSYPYVMLTGHQFPRLASYRGKVDKRNHYFGPFPNSWAVRNSVQILQKVFRLRTCEDSVFKNRSRPCLLHQIHRCSAPCVGRLSALQYGQDVAQATRFLEGDHSRVLSELEKEMHRHSEAMEFEMAAVLRDRIADLSSVLQQQSMDTVAEGEGDVDVIAVAQMEGMVCVNLAMIRGGRHLGDRAYFPKGLRSTSGELPSASEILEAFITQHYLEEHADETAANLIPPVLVLNHALQSASDDLTQLNESPPEDLHELLNAQAGRKITFLHQPQGQRRHWLGMAEGNAKIALTKRLVETGGQLARARALADILSLELESLEQLRIECFDISHTSGEATQASCVVYTKNAMQSSEYRRFNINDITPGDDYAAMRQVLQRRYANFQELPVEKIPQVILIDGGKGQVEMARQVLAEFGMDVSLIVGVAKGEGRKVGLETLIFADGRKSLELGIDSAALLLVAQIRDEAHRFAITGMRAKRAKARTISRLEEIEGIGAKRRQKLLARFGGLKGVSNASIEEIASVEGVSLTLAEQIYRQLH, from the coding sequence ATGAGTAATTCGCTTTTCGAAACCCTTCAGCAGGATGTTAAACGGCTACCCGGATTGCCGGGGGTATATCGCTTTTTTGATGAAGCGGGACATATTCTGTATGTAGGCAAAGCTCGCAACCTTAAAAAGCGTGTCTCTAGTTATTTCCAGCGTACCCAGTTATCACCGCGTATTGAACTGATGGTGGGCAAAATTGCCCGCTATGAGACAACGGTAACACGGACTGAAACGGAAGCCCTCATTCTAGAGAACAATCTCATTAAAGAGTTGGCTCCGCCATTCAATATTCTCTTTCGTGATGACAAGTCTTACCCTTATGTGATGTTAACCGGGCATCAGTTCCCTAGACTAGCTTCATATCGCGGCAAGGTCGATAAACGGAATCATTACTTCGGACCATTTCCGAATAGCTGGGCAGTACGTAATAGTGTGCAGATACTTCAAAAAGTATTCCGCTTAAGAACTTGTGAGGATTCTGTATTTAAGAATCGCAGTCGTCCTTGCCTCTTGCATCAAATTCATCGCTGCAGCGCTCCTTGTGTTGGTCGCCTCAGCGCCCTGCAGTATGGGCAAGATGTTGCTCAAGCTACGCGATTTTTAGAGGGTGATCACAGCCGAGTGTTATCCGAGCTGGAAAAAGAAATGCACAGGCATAGCGAAGCAATGGAGTTTGAGATGGCTGCGGTATTGCGAGATCGCATCGCTGATTTATCTAGTGTGTTGCAGCAACAGTCGATGGATACCGTTGCCGAGGGTGAGGGTGATGTAGATGTGATCGCTGTAGCGCAAATGGAGGGTATGGTTTGTGTGAACTTAGCAATGATTCGTGGCGGCCGTCACTTGGGTGATAGAGCGTATTTCCCCAAGGGTTTACGCTCCACCTCCGGTGAGCTACCATCCGCTTCGGAGATATTGGAGGCCTTTATTACTCAGCATTATTTGGAAGAACATGCGGATGAAACTGCTGCGAATTTAATTCCACCAGTACTCGTTCTAAATCATGCTCTTCAATCGGCAAGTGATGACCTGACTCAACTCAATGAATCTCCCCCGGAAGACTTGCACGAGTTATTAAATGCACAAGCGGGTAGAAAAATTACCTTTTTGCATCAACCTCAAGGTCAAAGACGTCACTGGCTTGGGATGGCAGAGGGAAATGCGAAGATTGCACTTACTAAACGTTTAGTTGAGACGGGTGGGCAGTTGGCTAGGGCACGTGCATTGGCTGATATCTTGAGCCTCGAATTGGAGAGTCTTGAGCAGTTGCGCATTGAATGTTTTGATATTAGCCACACTTCAGGGGAAGCAACCCAAGCATCTTGTGTGGTGTATACCAAGAACGCGATGCAGTCCAGTGAATATCGACGTTTCAATATCAATGACATTACACCGGGCGATGATTACGCAGCAATGCGTCAGGTTTTACAGAGACGTTATGCCAACTTTCAAGAGTTGCCCGTTGAAAAGATTCCTCAAGTGATTTTGATTGACGGCGGCAAAGGCCAGGTAGAAATGGCAAGACAAGTTCTTGCCGAATTTGGAATGGATGTCAGTTTGATTGTGGGCGTTGCTAAGGGTGAGGGTCGTAAGGTTGGATTGGAAACCCTCATTTTTGCGGATGGACGTAAGTCTTTGGAATTAGGCATTGATAGCGCGGCATTGCTATTAGTCGCCCAGATACGAGATGAGGCGCACCGCTTTGCCATTACTGGTATGCGCGCTAAGCGTGCTAAGGCTAGGACAATCTCTCGCCTAGAGGAGATTGAGGGTATTGGTGCCAAGCGTCGTCAAAAGTTGCTAGCTCGTTTTGGTGGCCTAAAGGGCGTCTCCAATGCCAGCATCGAAGAGATTGCCAGTGTTGAAGGTGTCTCTTTAACGCTCGCAGAGCAGATATATCGTCAGCTTCACTAG